The DNA region CCAATGTAGAACCTGTAATAGTTAAACCAGACGGGATGGAAATGCTGATAATAAACTGCGGTATTCCTCCATTTAATAATATATATGCAAGGAGAGCTCTTGTTGCTGCAATAGACATGGAAGAACTTGGAAGGACAATGATAGGGAATGAAAATTTTTGGAGTGTAGACGGGTGTATATATCCTAAAGGAACAGTATGGTATGAAGAAAATTCAGGAGCAGGGGTATATAACAACTATGATCTTCAAAAGGCCAAAGACCTTTTAAAAAAATCCGGTTATGACGGCACACCTATAGTGATAGTCAGCGGACAGGATAATAAAGTTGAAAAATACGGAGCAATAGCCCTAAAAGAGCAGCTTGAAAAGGCAGGATTCAATATTAAAATCGAGCTTTTTGACAGACCTACAGTTGTTGAAAGACGTTCGAAGAAAGAAGGCTGGAATTTGCATCTTTCGTATTTTTATATGACTTGTCCAGATCCTCAGGTTGAAGGAGCATGGACAGGAACAAATGCATGGATCTCAAACTGGGATGACGATGATTCCCGTGCTATGGATAAGATATTTGAGAGGATGATGATAGAAACAGATAAGAAAAAAAGGTTTGAGATAGTCAAAGAATTCTATGATAAAACATGGGAAACACTGCCGTATATAAAAACTGTTGAATACAGCAGAATGCATATTGCAAACAATTCACTCAAAGGATACGCTAATTTCTGTCAGCCGTTCTTTTGGAATACATGGATAAAGAAAAAATAGAGTTTAATTAAAAGGGAACAGCTGATAGAGCAGTTCCCTTAAAATTTGTTTATTTATTGAAAAAGGTCTGTGCAGGGTCTGTTATTTATTAAAGGAGAGTTGGTTTTTGTGGAAAAAAAACAATATATAGATGCAGTAAAAAAAATGAATTGTGTTTTAGATTTAAAAAGAAAGGTAGTGGGAGTCAGGTTTTTGTTTACAGAGAAGGAGTTTGAGGAAACTCAGGCAGAAAAAACAAAAGGGAGGATGCCTTACTGCAAAATGATTAACCGTGCAATGGGTGGTGACAAGATCAAGGTGGATTTTGATAATTTTGGATGTTTTGCTGCAGCCAGAGTTCTTGGGATTGTAGACCTGGATGACTGGTATACTTCGGGACATTACTATGGAAAATGCGGGCTGTACCAGGATATGCCCACAGCAAAGGAAATTACAGATAGTATTTCAAAATGTAATCATAAGTGCTATGGTATAGAAATCATGCCCCTGGAGGAGTTTAATATGGAACCACATGTAGTAATTATTGCTACAAATACATTTAATACAATGAGACTTATTCAGGGGCATGCCTATAAATATGGAACCCATACAGGATATAAGTTTATAGGTGGTCAGGCCATGTGTGCCGAATGTACAGCACATCCATATGCTACAAACGATATTAATATTTCCCTCCTCTGTGTAGGAACCCGTAGAAGCGGTTTTAATGAAGATGAGATAGGAATTGGAATACCTCTGAGAAAATTCTTGGAAATGGTGGATGGGCTATGTAAGACAGTTACACCAACGGAACCTAATATAAGAAAAAAAGTGATAGAAGAAAAACTGAATGCTCACGGAGTCTCCGATGTTGAAATAATATATAATAAAAATTATGGAGATAATATGCACAAGCATGATTTTGCATATTTCAAAAAAAGAGATGAACAATAAAATGTCTATTCGTAGTCACAATTAAAAATAAGAATATAAAGATTAAATTTAAAGTGTAAGAGTTTAGCACGAAGGGAAGGGAAGTATGAAAAATATTGTAAAGGAATTAGGAATTTTAATTTTAGCTGCATTTTTACTTGCAGCAGGGGTATATTATTTCTTAGCTCCAAATGAAATAGCAGCAGGAGGGACTACAGGAATAGCCATAATAATAATGAATTATTTTCCAAATGTAAACATAGGTTTTTTAATGATGGCTATGGATATAGTACTATATATAGTAGGGTTTTTTATAATAGGTCCTGTATTTGGAATTAAAACTGTATTTTGTAGTTTTACAACTTCGTTTTTTATATCCATGATGCAGATATATTTTCCAATATCAGCACCTATGAGTCATGATATATTGATTCAGCTTATATTTGGAATATTGATGTGTGGGGCCGGTATGGCATTAGCCTTTTCCCATGAGGCATCTACAGGGGGTCTGGATATAGCAGTAAAGATAATAAATAAGTATTTTAAAATAAAAATTGGCCATGCTGTTTTTTTAGTAGATATGTTTATAATCTTAGCTGCCATAAAAACTTTTGGGGTTGAAAAAGGGATGTATGCAATGCTTGGAGTATCTATGCTTTGTATGAGTATAAACCTAATTATGGAAAAATTTAACCTTTATCAGCAGGTGATAATAAGCAGTGAGAAAATTAAGGAAATTAGAAGTTATATAATAAATATATTTGGAGGTAAAATTTCGATATATTATGCAAAAGATGGATCTTCTGACTGCGATAATGCCATAATAATGACTGTTCTAAAAAAAAGAGAATTTTTTGAACTAAAAAAATATGTAGATTCTATAGATGAAAATTCATTTATAACTGCTCATGATATAAATGAAATCCATGGAAATGCTTATATAACAAAGTAAAAATTGTTAAAATAAAAAAATAAAGTAGATTTGTTCAAGCAAGTACAGTATTTAATATAAAAGAATTATATGTGTTATTGAACTTCGATGATTAAAATGAATGCAGCCTTAGAAACGATTTCAAGGATAAATAATTCTTTAAAAAGTTGATTCTCTTTTCTCAGACAAAATGTTTCATTAAACTATTTAATAGGGGATTTTAAAACTAAACTTAATTAGACTGAAAATTATTAAGTATGTGATTAAAATATCAATAAATAAGGTTTCAACCGGCCTTCAATATGGATTTATACAATGAATAAATAACTTCTATTTTGTATATTTTTTGTATTTAAATTTTAACTAGATTATATGGTATAACTTCATTGTGATAAATTAAATACAGATGTATTTTATTATTTTTAAGAAAGATGGAGGAAAAAAATGAAAGAAGCAATCAAAGAATTTAAGGGTGAATTTGGAAAGTTAAAGGGAAAAACCAAGGCTGTAATTATAGGGTTTTTCCTGACAATGATTTTTACCGGGTTAACTAATTTATCTTTTCGTTTATATGTATAATAATAATTATTTAATTTAAAATTGGAGATTTTAGATCAATAAAATTAAGGTTAAGAGAGGAATATTCCTCCCTTAATCTTTTTTTACGTTTAGAATTTTTATGATTGAAGATCTTTAAAATAAAAAAAATTAAGATTAAAATTATAGAATTTTTCTGGGAATGTTCTTTATATCTTCAGTGGATTTATTTATGTGTAACCAGATTACCGGGAATTAAAAAAAATCATTTTTCTTTAAATAATGAGGAGGGCATTTTTATTTATATTATATATAAATTTTCGGCCGGATGGTCATTGAGATACCTTGAAATGAGCTTAATTTCATCTTTTTTAAGCTAAGCCTAATTTAATTTTTAAAAAACGATTGTTATTTTTGTAACAAAGTGTAAATTGTGGTATATTAAATTATAGAGATGAAATATTAAATTGTTCTTAAAAAAACGATGGAGAATAATGGTTTATTTAATTTTATTAAAAGGAGATGGTTAGTTATGGATTTAAAATGGTTTAGAGTTCCAAAAGACATTGTATTTGGAGAGGGAACACTAAAATATTTATCGGCTATTGAGGGGAAAAAAGCTGTACTGGTAACTGGTGGTAATTCTATGAAAAGATTTGGTTTCTTAAACCAAGCCAGAGAAGAACTTGAAAAAGCAGGAATGGAAGTAATGATAATAGATGGTGTAGAGCCAAATCCATCTGTAAATACTGTTGTTGACGGTGGAAGGAAGATGGCTGAATTTAATCCTGACTGGATCATAGCAATCGGCGGAGGATCTGCATTAGATGCTGCTAAGATCATGTGGGTATACTATGAAAATCCGGAAACTAAATTTGAAGATCTAGTGGCCGGAAAATTCCCAACATTAAGAAAAAAAGCTAAATTTATAGCTATTCCTTCTACAAGCGGAACAGCTTCAGAGATAACTGCATTTTCTGTAATAACAGATACTGTAAATAAAATTAAATATCCATTGGTATCCTATGAGATCACACCGGATATTGCAATTTTAGACCCGGTTATTCCTTCTAAAACTCCGGCTCATATCACTGCTAATACAGGAATGGATGTAATGACCCATGCTATTGAATCATATACTTCTACTGCTGCTACCTGTTACACAAAACCACTATCGATGGAATCAATTAAGATGGTTTTCGAAAGCCTTACATCTGCCTATAGCGATGGAGATGATATAAAGGCAAGAGAGGATATGCATAATGCATCTACGCTTTCAGGAATGGCTTTTACAAGTGCTTCTTTAGGAATAGTGCATAGTATGGCACATAAGATTGGAGGAGAATTAGGAATAACTCACGGCCTTGCAAATGCAGTATTATTGCCATATGTTATAGAATATAACAGAAAATCTACAGATGGTTTTGATGAGATAGAAAAAACCCTTGGAGTAGATGACATTGTGACTACTGTCAAAGAATTGAATCAAAGAGTAGGAATCCCTCTATCTTTAAAAGAGATAGATGAGGTTGAGGTTTCAGAAGAAAATTTTAAAAATGTTCTGGAAAGAATGAGTATAAATGCATTCAATGATCCTTGTACTCTGACAAACCCAAGAAATACATCTGCAGAAGATATTAAAGAAATTTTTCTGGCAGCATATTATGGAACAACAGCTAAAAATATATAGAAGAAATTAAAAAAATATTTCCTGGATTATCAAATCAAATGCAACCTTTAAAAAAACACCCCACGAAGTATTTTGGGGTGTTTTTCAGTTTAGACGTTTTCTCGGTCTATTATTAAGTGCCTTTACAGCTCCCCTTACTTTATCATACCTTTCATTAGTCCTATATTTTTGCATCGAGTATCATAACTTATTTCCATATGTAATTTTATTTTTTTTTAGTGAAGGAAAAGATTAGTGTTCACAGTATAGTATAATTACAATTTAGTGATTACTTGATAATGTTGTGTATGTTGTTAAAATTTAATAGTTTTACTAAGAAAATCTTAATAGTGCAGTTCAAGAATATCTTACAGGGTATTTTTAAAAATCTTGAATCGCACCATTGAGAATTTAAAGGAGGGGTAAAGGATGTTAGATTTGAGTAAATTATTGGGGTTTGACAAGGTAAATATCAAAACCAGTATTCAAAACTGTGTCAAAGAATACGGTATCGAGTATGAAGGCGTAAGAATTGTTTCTGCAAAGGAAGGGTTTATTGTTTTGGAAACTCCGGAAAAAAATAAAATTATTCTCGCGACAAATTCAATTCAATACGTGGAAGAATTTACTCTAGGTTATTAAAAAAAAGGGCTTAAATGCCCTTTTTTTTATTGTCTAGGAAATTGTACCCACAAGGGGCGTCACCAAAACACTACCAGCAGGTGGCATCACCAAGATTTCTAAAGATTATTACATAATCTAAGAACCTTGAGATATTAGTTTACTATATAAACATAGAATTTTGAGATAAAAATTATAAAATCCTAGATTATGCCTATCTGGATGCAACGTCACGTTGCTTTTTTATATATAGTCATAGATTCTCTCCTTACCTATTTAATTTAATTAATACCAATAAAAAACTTAATTAAAGTTGACAACATTTAAGTTGAGTTTATCTCTAAATAATTATAAAATGTACGTGTAATGAGTACGGCAGTACTAAATTTATGTCACTCTCTCCCAAAGAGCACTCATTACAACTATTGTATTAAGAAGGCTCTTGAATAATTTTTTTAGAGCCTTTTTATATACTCATAGAAATATTGCAGCAGTGGAGAGGTAAATAAAAAAGATGGTTAGCTCACCCTTTTAAATTACTTCATTATAGAAAGTAGCATTACAATCTGGACATCTTGGTAGTCGGTCACTATTACTCTTCAGTATTATTTCTGAATAGCACATAGTACAAATATAAGTTCCTTCACCTGGCTTTTCATCTTTTGCGTACATAGGATCCCGCCCCTCCTCTAAAAAAAATTTTAAAGACTTTAAGTCTTGAATTATTTAACCTATAGAATTATACAATAAAAAACTTATAAAATCACTAAAAATTACTAAAAAATTGGATAAAGAAGATGAAACCTATTTCCTTTTGATATTATGATTCAAACAAATTGCTGTATAATCCAAGCAACTGAGCCTCTTCAATTATATGACCCTCCATAGCTTTCTCTAGCTGTTTCTTTCAGGAAATCTTAAAAATATTTCTTTAAACTTATGGTTCAATTCTTTAAAACTTTCCAGTACACAGGGATCAAAATGCTCCGGCATGGTCCTCCCATCTCCCGCTGTAATAATTTTCACAGCTTCTTCATGGGTAAATGCCTCTTTATAATGCCTCTTGCTCATCAAAGCATCATAGACATCGGCCATGGCCATGAGCCTTGCGCAAATAGGAATTTTTTCTCCGGCTAGTCCTTCTGGGTAGCCCGAACCATCCCATTTTTCATGATGAGAATAAGCTATCTCCTTTGCAAAACGCAAAAAAGAGTTGGTTCCCATGGTTTTTTCTGCCTTTAAGATGGAATCTCTCCCATAAATCACATGTTTTTTCATCTCTTCAAATTCATCTTTTGTTAATTTCCCTTTTTTTCTCAGGATCCTGTCCGGAATCCCAACCTTACCTATGTCATGCAGCTGGGCTGAATTGACAATTAATTCGATATTTGTTTCATTGAGATAACTGGAAAACCTGGGATGATCTTTGAGGTGTTCTGCCAGGATTCTTACGTAGTTTTTTGTACGATAAACATGCATCCCGGTCTCGTTGTCTCTGGTTTCAGCTAAAACAGCCAGACTCTTGATGGTAACCTCCT from Psychrilyobacter piezotolerans includes:
- a CDS encoding iron-containing alcohol dehydrogenase → MDLKWFRVPKDIVFGEGTLKYLSAIEGKKAVLVTGGNSMKRFGFLNQAREELEKAGMEVMIIDGVEPNPSVNTVVDGGRKMAEFNPDWIIAIGGGSALDAAKIMWVYYENPETKFEDLVAGKFPTLRKKAKFIAIPSTSGTASEITAFSVITDTVNKIKYPLVSYEITPDIAILDPVIPSKTPAHITANTGMDVMTHAIESYTSTAATCYTKPLSMESIKMVFESLTSAYSDGDDIKAREDMHNASTLSGMAFTSASLGIVHSMAHKIGGELGITHGLANAVLLPYVIEYNRKSTDGFDEIEKTLGVDDIVTTVKELNQRVGIPLSLKEIDEVEVSEENFKNVLERMSINAFNDPCTLTNPRNTSAEDIKEIFLAAYYGTTAKNI
- a CDS encoding YitT family protein; translated protein: MKNIVKELGILILAAFLLAAGVYYFLAPNEIAAGGTTGIAIIIMNYFPNVNIGFLMMAMDIVLYIVGFFIIGPVFGIKTVFCSFTTSFFISMMQIYFPISAPMSHDILIQLIFGILMCGAGMALAFSHEASTGGLDIAVKIINKYFKIKIGHAVFLVDMFIILAAIKTFGVEKGMYAMLGVSMLCMSINLIMEKFNLYQQVIISSEKIKEIRSYIINIFGGKISIYYAKDGSSDCDNAIIMTVLKKREFFELKKYVDSIDENSFITAHDINEIHGNAYITK
- a CDS encoding DUF169 domain-containing protein, whose product is MEKKQYIDAVKKMNCVLDLKRKVVGVRFLFTEKEFEETQAEKTKGRMPYCKMINRAMGGDKIKVDFDNFGCFAAARVLGIVDLDDWYTSGHYYGKCGLYQDMPTAKEITDSISKCNHKCYGIEIMPLEEFNMEPHVVIIATNTFNTMRLIQGHAYKYGTHTGYKFIGGQAMCAECTAHPYATNDINISLLCVGTRRSGFNEDEIGIGIPLRKFLEMVDGLCKTVTPTEPNIRKKVIEEKLNAHGVSDVEIIYNKNYGDNMHKHDFAYFKKRDEQ
- a CDS encoding zinc ribbon-containing protein; the encoded protein is MIQDLKSLKFFLEEGRDPMYAKDEKPGEGTYICTMCYSEIILKSNSDRLPRCPDCNATFYNEVI